The following coding sequences are from one Paenibacillus tundrae window:
- a CDS encoding ABC transporter ATP-binding protein, with the protein MPESETVIRLEGISQVYVSEREASLVIENLSLRVNQGEFVSLVGPSGCGKTTLLSIIAGLLTPTAGEVSVKGRLVEGPSSQVGYMLQQDYLFPWRTILDNALIGLELTGRLDDRSRIRTRELLADMGLAGTENQYPSELSGGMRQRVALIRTLATDPGLLLLDEPFSALDYQTKLQLEDLVSDILKESGKTAVLVTHDLSEAIAVSDRIIVLDRNPGRIRKEFVVPAAIREAQPFFAREQEGFNELFQALWSELEQSGGGENIE; encoded by the coding sequence ATGCCTGAATCCGAAACGGTAATCCGATTGGAAGGGATCTCGCAAGTGTATGTCAGTGAACGTGAAGCTTCCTTGGTGATTGAGAACCTAAGCCTTCGTGTGAATCAAGGAGAATTTGTCAGCTTAGTCGGCCCAAGTGGATGTGGCAAAACGACCTTATTGTCGATCATCGCCGGGCTGCTTACGCCGACAGCAGGTGAAGTTAGCGTCAAAGGAAGACTGGTTGAAGGCCCGTCTTCCCAAGTAGGTTATATGCTGCAACAGGACTATCTATTCCCCTGGAGAACTATTTTGGACAATGCACTGATTGGACTTGAACTTACAGGCAGACTGGACGACCGAAGTCGAATTCGAACACGTGAACTACTGGCAGATATGGGGCTTGCGGGAACGGAGAATCAGTACCCATCCGAATTGTCTGGTGGCATGCGGCAGAGAGTTGCTCTTATACGCACACTTGCGACTGACCCAGGATTATTGCTGTTGGATGAACCGTTCTCTGCGCTGGATTACCAGACCAAGCTGCAGTTGGAAGATCTGGTATCTGATATTTTGAAGGAGTCAGGGAAAACGGCAGTGCTTGTAACCCATGATCTATCCGAAGCTATTGCTGTAAGTGATCGGATTATTGTGCTTGATCGTAACCCGGGTCGCATACGTAAGGAGTTTGTTGTTCCAGCAGCGATACGGGAGGCTCAGCCTTTTTTTGCTCGGGAGCAGGAAGGATTCAACGAACTTTTTCAAGCTTTATGGAGCGAGCTTGAACAGTCCGGAGGAGGTGAGAATATCGAGTGA
- a CDS encoding ABC transporter substrate-binding protein gives MKYTPWFIRAIVILLIVIVALTSCNQEKNESKITIGEVTRSVFYAPEYVAVAQGFFEEQGLEVDIQTTAGGDKTMAALLAGSVDIALVGAETSIYVYQQGAEDRVINFAQLTQTDGTFLFARNTEDTFDWDQLRESTFLGQRKGGMPQMAGEFALSKHGINAHQDLELIQNVDFANIASAFASGTGDYVQLFEPQASIFEQEGRGKVVASFGTESGKLPYTVFMTKQSFINDNQEVVQKFTNGLHKAQLWVDSHTAEEIAEVILPFFKDIDPAILISSVNRYKEQGTYATDPIIDEDEWNNLLDVMSAAGELKERVDGEVIVDNAFAEKAAASK, from the coding sequence ATGAAATACACGCCCTGGTTCATCCGAGCGATCGTTATTTTGCTCATTGTCATCGTTGCACTCACCAGCTGTAACCAAGAAAAAAATGAGTCCAAAATTACAATAGGTGAGGTTACGCGCTCAGTCTTCTATGCACCAGAATATGTTGCTGTGGCTCAAGGTTTTTTTGAAGAACAAGGGCTTGAGGTGGATATTCAAACGACGGCTGGCGGGGATAAAACGATGGCGGCGTTACTTGCTGGCTCTGTTGACATCGCCTTGGTGGGAGCAGAAACGTCCATCTATGTGTACCAGCAGGGTGCTGAGGATCGGGTCATTAACTTTGCACAGCTTACCCAGACCGACGGAACGTTTCTGTTTGCCCGGAATACAGAGGATACCTTTGACTGGGATCAATTAAGAGAGAGCACGTTCTTAGGACAACGAAAAGGCGGTATGCCGCAAATGGCAGGAGAGTTTGCATTAAGCAAACATGGAATCAATGCACATCAGGATCTCGAACTGATTCAAAATGTGGATTTTGCGAATATCGCGTCCGCCTTTGCATCGGGTACGGGAGATTATGTGCAGCTGTTTGAACCACAGGCATCTATTTTTGAGCAAGAGGGACGCGGGAAAGTCGTAGCATCATTCGGAACGGAGAGTGGGAAGCTGCCCTATACCGTGTTCATGACCAAACAAAGCTTTATTAACGATAACCAAGAAGTGGTTCAGAAGTTTACCAATGGGTTGCACAAAGCGCAGCTATGGGTGGATTCTCATACCGCAGAAGAGATTGCTGAGGTCATTCTTCCATTCTTCAAGGATATCGATCCAGCGATCCTGATCAGCAGTGTGAATCGGTATAAGGAACAAGGTACGTATGCGACGGATCCGATTATTGATGAGGATGAGTGGAACAATCTACTGGATGTGATGAGTGCGGCAGGCGAACTGAAGGAACGTGTGGATGGAGAAGTGATTGTGGATAATGCGTTTGCGGAAAAAGCCGCGGCGTCGAAGTAA
- a CDS encoding carboxypeptidase M32 — protein MDQQTLEHLESFRLLVRKIKSYHEAIGLLHWDLRTGAPKKGVPTRSETLGMLSTEAFKLQTSAEMKSYLDTLTQPDVLQQLEDLDRRQVEDCKKEYDRSQSVPPEKVQAYTVLTAKSETAWEDAKHNSDFAGFSPYLTDIVKLKQEFIDYWGVKDTRYDTLLDMYEPDLTVEKVDAVFARLKDRLVPLQEKINASDHKPDTSFLNQLFDTEQQEKFSLFILEQMGYDFEAGRLDESVHPFATGLNPGDVRITTNYLQDDVASAVFSSLHEGGHALYEQNIDDSLAGTLLAEGTSMGIHESQSRLWENMIGRSLPFWSRYYKDLQQHFPQLSEVELEDFYRAINRVESSLIRIDADELTYNLHIIIRYEIEKMLFNEGLEVKDLPETWNEKYKEYLGIAPPNDGEGVLQDVHWSGGDFGYFASYSLGNMYAAQILHTLRKEMPEFDAHIAEGNLIPIKEWLTDKIYRYGRTRTPSELIMAVTGEELNPDYLADYLEEKYAEIYKL, from the coding sequence GGTATGTTGTCTACCGAAGCTTTCAAGCTACAAACTTCTGCTGAAATGAAATCATACCTCGATACATTGACTCAGCCTGACGTATTACAACAACTTGAGGATCTTGATCGCCGCCAGGTGGAAGATTGCAAAAAGGAATACGATCGTAGTCAGTCCGTTCCTCCTGAGAAAGTTCAAGCTTACACTGTACTGACAGCTAAATCAGAAACAGCATGGGAAGATGCCAAGCATAACAGCGATTTTGCTGGATTTTCTCCGTATCTCACTGACATTGTTAAACTCAAACAGGAGTTTATTGATTATTGGGGTGTCAAGGATACGCGTTATGATACGTTGCTGGATATGTATGAGCCTGATCTTACAGTGGAGAAGGTCGATGCGGTATTCGCTCGTCTTAAAGACCGCTTAGTTCCTTTACAGGAGAAGATCAATGCTTCGGATCACAAACCTGACACATCCTTCTTGAACCAGTTGTTTGATACAGAACAACAAGAGAAGTTCAGTCTATTTATTTTGGAACAAATGGGATATGACTTTGAAGCGGGTCGCTTGGACGAGAGTGTTCATCCATTTGCTACAGGTCTTAACCCAGGTGATGTGCGGATCACTACGAACTATTTGCAGGATGATGTGGCGAGTGCGGTCTTCAGTTCATTGCATGAAGGTGGACATGCCTTGTATGAACAAAATATTGATGATAGCTTGGCAGGCACACTCCTTGCAGAAGGAACGTCGATGGGGATTCACGAATCTCAGTCCCGCCTTTGGGAGAATATGATTGGCCGCAGTCTTCCGTTCTGGTCACGCTATTACAAGGATTTACAGCAACATTTCCCGCAGCTTAGCGAAGTTGAGCTGGAGGATTTCTACCGCGCAATTAACCGTGTAGAGAGTTCGTTAATTCGGATTGATGCAGATGAGCTGACGTATAACCTGCATATTATTATCCGGTATGAGATTGAGAAAATGCTGTTCAATGAAGGGCTTGAAGTGAAGGATCTACCGGAAACGTGGAATGAAAAGTACAAGGAGTATCTTGGTATTGCACCGCCGAATGATGGTGAAGGCGTGCTTCAGGATGTTCACTGGTCCGGTGGAGATTTCGGTTATTTTGCATCGTATTCTCTCGGCAACATGTATGCGGCACAGATTCTACATACGTTGCGCAAAGAGATGCCCGAATTCGATGCCCATATCGCTGAAGGCAATCTCATTCCAATCAAGGAATGGTTGACGGACAAAATTTATCGTTATGGCAGAACACGTACACCTTCTGAATTAATCATGGCAGTAACAGGAGAAGAATTGAATCCAGATTATTTGGCTGATTATTTGGAAGAGAAATACGCTGAAATATATAAGCTGTAA